One Microbacterium esteraromaticum genomic window carries:
- a CDS encoding LysR family transcriptional regulator, which produces MIDVRKLRLLAALQRLGTVAAVAEEMHLSAPGVSMQLAALEKELGIRLTQRHGRRLVLTAAGVTLADHGREILARLSLAELELQSLRAGTVGRYTLTAFPSASRTIVAEAFRDMLRDTRPALDVHLTVAEPDRAIDSLLTGDADLAIIHSYSNVPRDLPDSLSSRSIGSEPVWLAAPAAQSSGDKTVRLDEFSSMPWIAPTTDVTCYTMMERACGLAGFRPHIVAESMDFAVQLELVAAGVGVALVPALTATEIPDGVKLLDLATPVTRSLHLAMRTPDQADPGIANLCDTLARTAARRLSITPTT; this is translated from the coding sequence ATGATCGACGTTCGCAAGCTCCGCCTCCTGGCCGCCCTCCAGCGTCTCGGAACCGTCGCGGCCGTGGCAGAAGAGATGCACCTCAGCGCTCCTGGCGTCTCGATGCAGCTGGCCGCGCTCGAGAAAGAGCTAGGAATCCGTCTCACGCAGCGGCACGGACGACGGCTCGTGCTGACTGCGGCAGGGGTCACGCTCGCGGATCACGGGCGCGAAATTCTCGCCCGGCTATCTCTCGCCGAACTCGAACTGCAGTCCCTGCGCGCCGGCACCGTGGGCCGCTATACCCTGACCGCGTTCCCCTCCGCATCCCGCACCATCGTTGCGGAGGCCTTTCGGGATATGTTGAGGGATACCCGACCAGCGCTGGACGTGCACCTCACGGTCGCGGAGCCCGACCGCGCAATCGATTCACTACTGACCGGCGACGCCGACCTCGCGATCATCCACTCATACTCGAACGTCCCCCGCGATCTACCCGACAGCCTCTCGTCACGTTCAATCGGGAGCGAGCCGGTCTGGCTGGCAGCACCGGCCGCCCAATCCTCAGGCGACAAGACCGTGCGGCTCGACGAGTTCTCGTCAATGCCATGGATCGCTCCGACGACGGATGTAACCTGCTACACAATGATGGAACGTGCATGCGGCCTCGCAGGGTTCCGACCTCACATCGTCGCAGAGTCAATGGATTTTGCGGTGCAACTCGAACTCGTCGCCGCAGGCGTCGGCGTTGCACTCGTGCCCGCTCTGACTGCCACCGAAATCCCTGACGGAGTGAAGCTGCTCGACCTGGCAACGCCGGTGACTCGAAGCCTCCATCTCGCCATGCGCACACCTGACCAGGCGGACCCCGGAATCGCAAACCTCTGCGACACTCTCGCTCGCACCGCGGCCCGAAGACTCTCCATCACTCCAACAACCTGA
- a CDS encoding WXG100 family type VII secretion target produces the protein MADFGASYAEMEQVASSLSQARDDIQGQLDTLKGQVDTLLGEDFKTQHASGKFGEGYGELTTGLKTAVDGINDMSESLLGMMRAIQDLDQQLAGG, from the coding sequence ATGGCCGATTTCGGTGCGTCTTATGCGGAGATGGAGCAGGTGGCGTCGTCGCTGTCGCAGGCTCGTGATGACATTCAGGGTCAGCTGGACACTCTGAAGGGTCAGGTGGACACGCTGCTGGGTGAGGACTTCAAGACGCAGCACGCGTCGGGGAAGTTCGGTGAGGGTTACGGTGAGCTGACCACGGGTCTGAAGACTGCGGTGGATGGCATCAATGACATGTCGGAGTCGCTGCTGGGCATGATGCGTGCGATCCAGGATCTGGATCAGCAGCTCGCCGGCGGCTGA
- a CDS encoding putative T7SS-secreted protein: MRSPKSGNELQILEGDGAAIVTRGNQLTTLAETMSTTATQLKKIGDSSVHKSKGTDKLAEMASETSSDLSDAATRYSGTGKTLTTYGEALSTANAWLRANISEVEAAENAYRTALEEKEEADLAEMYASTQAQGTDADSPESDALGRAESTAATAQSNLTSATTTRNQMWAEFDSVFDDWSDAYDAAVDGIEKAIETAGNNDGFWEFIDNVLEVIAIVLIVLSIVALVIGAPLTGLLGTIIFVLAAASFLLTTLKFAFGRASLSDVAWSAVGLLPFGVGKLLSRGVPTLASVVQGGRGAVTAAIRSSLPQASLFRPTTWLTPIRSMFAPVQSWLALPKPGMFTNPLTAMRLGAADTAQISTFLNTIRNSQWASNPGVQQFVSSTASSLPGGFRQAINVATWGGFFGSDLMGVFGVQPEIPGLRDVRVS, encoded by the coding sequence ATGCGCTCGCCGAAGAGCGGCAACGAGCTGCAGATCCTCGAGGGCGACGGCGCGGCGATCGTCACGCGTGGCAACCAGCTGACGACCCTCGCGGAGACGATGAGCACCACGGCGACGCAGCTCAAGAAGATCGGCGACTCGTCGGTGCACAAGAGCAAGGGCACCGACAAGCTCGCGGAGATGGCGAGCGAGACCTCCTCGGATCTCTCCGACGCAGCGACGCGGTACTCGGGCACAGGAAAGACTCTCACGACGTACGGAGAGGCGCTGAGCACCGCCAACGCGTGGCTGCGCGCCAACATCTCCGAGGTCGAGGCTGCCGAGAACGCGTACCGCACGGCCCTCGAGGAGAAGGAGGAGGCCGACCTCGCCGAGATGTACGCGAGCACGCAGGCGCAGGGCACCGATGCGGATTCCCCGGAGTCGGACGCGCTGGGAAGGGCGGAGTCCACCGCGGCGACCGCTCAGTCGAACCTCACCTCGGCGACGACCACACGCAACCAGATGTGGGCGGAGTTCGACAGCGTGTTCGACGACTGGTCGGATGCCTATGACGCTGCTGTCGACGGGATCGAGAAGGCGATCGAGACCGCGGGCAACAACGACGGCTTCTGGGAGTTCATCGACAACGTCCTCGAAGTGATCGCCATCGTGCTGATCGTCCTGAGCATCGTCGCCCTCGTGATCGGTGCGCCGCTCACGGGCCTGCTGGGAACGATCATCTTCGTCCTCGCCGCGGCATCCTTCCTCCTGACCACCCTGAAGTTCGCTTTCGGCCGCGCGTCGCTGAGCGATGTGGCATGGAGCGCCGTGGGCCTGCTCCCCTTCGGTGTCGGCAAGCTGCTCTCGCGTGGCGTGCCGACCCTGGCGAGTGTGGTCCAGGGCGGGCGCGGAGCCGTCACGGCCGCCATCCGGTCGAGCCTGCCGCAGGCGTCTTTGTTCCGTCCCACCACGTGGCTGACGCCCATCCGGTCGATGTTCGCTCCCGTCCAGTCATGGCTGGCGCTGCCCAAGCCCGGAATGTTCACCAACCCGCTCACCGCGATGCGGCTGGGCGCGGCCGACACCGCGCAGATCTCGACGTTCCTCAACACGATCCGCAACTCGCAGTGGGCGTCCAACCCCGGGGTGCAGCAGTTCGTGTCGTCGACGGCATCGAGCCTGCCGGGCGGGTTCCGACAGGCCATCAACGTCGCCACGTGGGGCGGCTTCTTCGGATCGGATCTGATGGGGGTCTTCGGAGTGCAGCCGGAGATCCCGGGTCTTCGAGACGTGCGGGTAAGCTGA
- a CDS encoding WXG100 family type VII secretion target produces the protein MADFGASYAEMEQVASSLSQARDDIQGQLDTLKGQVDTLLGEDFKTQHASGKFGEGYGELTTGLKTAVDGINDMSESLLGMMRAIQDLDQQLAGG, from the coding sequence ATGGCCGATTTCGGTGCGTCTTATGCGGAGATGGAGCAGGTGGCGTCGTCGCTGTCGCAGGCTCGTGATGACATTCAGGGTCAGCTGGACACTCTGAAGGGTCAGGTGGACACGCTGCTGGGTGAGGACTTCAAGACGCAGCACGCGTCGGGGAAGTTCGGTGAGGGTTACGGTGAGCTGACCACGGGTCTGAAGACTGCGGTGGATGGCATCAATGACATGTCGGAGTCGCTGCTGGGCATGATGCGCGCGATCCAGGATCTGGATCAGCAGCTCGCCGGCGGCTGA
- a CDS encoding recombinase family protein, giving the protein MSDAMNPTDAVVDAALTSPLHLPHAAATCEKCLSNADHGWWSARPEGARLVGLVVARDGMPSVTQQREDLTRFGVPIEGFRHPAPEILESWGDRLARLIETLRSGDVLVVANAHALGRDRDEESRTIAELRRRGIMVKVLGHHARHLTDATV; this is encoded by the coding sequence ATGAGCGACGCGATGAACCCGACGGATGCCGTGGTGGATGCCGCCCTCACGAGCCCTCTGCACCTGCCGCACGCCGCGGCAACGTGCGAGAAGTGCCTGTCGAACGCCGATCACGGCTGGTGGTCGGCGCGGCCTGAGGGAGCCCGCCTGGTGGGTCTGGTGGTGGCACGCGACGGCATGCCGTCCGTGACTCAGCAGCGCGAGGACCTCACCCGCTTCGGTGTGCCGATCGAGGGCTTCCGCCACCCGGCCCCGGAGATCCTCGAGAGCTGGGGAGACCGTCTGGCCCGTCTCATCGAGACCCTGCGCAGCGGAGACGTGCTCGTCGTCGCCAACGCGCACGCGCTCGGCCGCGATCGCGACGAGGAGTCGCGCACCATCGCCGAGTTGCGTCGCCGCGGCATCATGGTCAAGGTGCTCGGGCATCATGCCCGCCACCTCACGGACGCGACGGTCTGA
- a CDS encoding malate dehydrogenase, producing the protein MATTITITGAGGQIGYALLFRIAAGDMLGPDEHVRLRLLEIPQGLRAAEGAALELQDAAFPLLDDVEVSDDAAVGFDGANHALLVGARPRGPGMERADLLAANGGIFGPQGSAIAASAASDIRVTVVGNPANTNALIAASAADGVPAERFSALTRLDENRARAQLAQTLGAPVASVRRVPIWGNHSATQFPDVSHATVDGAPAADRLASAVGDVRSWQEQTFIPRVAKRGAEIIEVRGSSSVASAASATIDHVRDWVRGGDDWTSAGVVSHGEYGVPEGLISSFPVQSVGGRWRIVEGLELDAWARQRIDASVAELVSERETVRSLGLL; encoded by the coding sequence ATGGCGACGACGATCACGATCACAGGTGCCGGCGGGCAGATCGGCTACGCACTCCTCTTCCGCATCGCGGCGGGCGACATGCTCGGGCCGGACGAACACGTCCGGCTGCGGCTGCTCGAGATCCCGCAGGGGCTGCGGGCCGCCGAGGGCGCAGCCCTCGAGCTGCAGGATGCTGCATTCCCGCTGCTCGACGACGTCGAGGTCAGCGACGACGCCGCAGTCGGGTTCGACGGCGCGAACCACGCCCTGCTGGTGGGTGCGCGCCCGCGCGGCCCTGGCATGGAGCGCGCAGACCTGCTCGCCGCCAACGGCGGCATCTTCGGCCCGCAGGGCAGCGCGATCGCCGCGTCGGCGGCATCCGACATCCGCGTCACCGTCGTCGGCAACCCGGCCAACACGAACGCGCTCATCGCGGCGTCGGCGGCAGACGGCGTGCCTGCGGAGCGGTTCAGCGCGCTCACCCGACTCGATGAGAACCGCGCCAGGGCGCAGCTCGCGCAGACGCTCGGCGCCCCCGTGGCGAGCGTGCGCCGCGTGCCCATCTGGGGCAACCACTCAGCCACCCAGTTCCCCGACGTCTCGCACGCGACGGTCGATGGCGCGCCCGCCGCCGACCGGCTCGCGTCTGCCGTGGGCGATGTGCGCAGCTGGCAGGAGCAGACGTTCATCCCGCGGGTGGCGAAGCGCGGCGCCGAGATCATCGAGGTGCGCGGCTCGTCGTCGGTGGCATCGGCGGCGAGCGCCACCATCGACCATGTGCGCGACTGGGTGCGCGGAGGCGACGACTGGACGAGCGCCGGAGTCGTCTCCCACGGCGAGTACGGTGTGCCCGAAGGGCTGATCTCGTCGTTCCCCGTGCAGTCGGTCGGCGGCCGGTGGCGAATCGTCGAGGGGCTGGAGCTGGATGCCTGGGCCAGGCAGCGCATCGACGCCTCGGTCGCGGAGCTGGTCTCGGAGCGCGAGACGGTGCGATCGCTCGGGTTGCTCTGA
- the ypfJ gene encoding KPN_02809 family neutral zinc metallopeptidase, translating to MTFNPDADISGNTTRRRGRGAVVAGGGVGVLGLVALVVAMLGGPDLTGLVGGVPGGENPPASSGENTLAECDTGQDANTIDDCRMAGAEVVLNDYWEKHVEGYQAPTLTVVDGQTSTQCGTASNAVGPFYCPPEQGVYIDPDFFQLMRQQFGASAGELAQLYIVGHEWGHHIQNITGVMEKYPNNGTGPESNGVRTELQADCYAGAWLGDVAEQEDDNGVKYIQTPTEAQIRDALNAAFTVGDDHIQQQSGFVNPESFTHGTSEQRQAWFANGYKNGLGVCDAFAVPGDQL from the coding sequence ATGACATTCAATCCGGATGCCGACATCTCGGGCAACACCACCCGTCGACGCGGCAGGGGCGCCGTCGTCGCAGGCGGCGGCGTGGGCGTGCTCGGCCTCGTCGCGCTCGTCGTCGCGATGCTCGGAGGCCCCGACCTCACCGGCCTGGTCGGCGGCGTGCCCGGCGGCGAGAACCCGCCCGCCTCCAGCGGGGAGAACACACTCGCCGAGTGCGACACGGGCCAGGACGCGAACACGATCGACGACTGCCGCATGGCGGGCGCCGAGGTCGTGCTCAACGACTACTGGGAGAAGCACGTCGAGGGCTACCAGGCGCCGACCCTGACGGTCGTCGACGGGCAGACCTCCACGCAGTGCGGCACCGCGTCGAACGCGGTGGGTCCGTTCTACTGCCCGCCGGAGCAGGGCGTGTACATCGACCCGGACTTCTTCCAGTTGATGCGCCAGCAGTTCGGTGCGTCCGCCGGCGAGCTCGCGCAGCTGTACATCGTCGGGCACGAGTGGGGTCACCACATCCAGAACATCACCGGTGTGATGGAGAAGTACCCCAACAACGGCACCGGTCCTGAGAGCAACGGAGTGCGTACCGAGCTGCAAGCCGACTGCTACGCCGGCGCGTGGCTGGGCGACGTGGCTGAGCAGGAGGACGACAACGGCGTCAAGTACATCCAGACGCCGACGGAGGCGCAGATCCGGGATGCCCTGAACGCGGCGTTCACGGTCGGCGACGATCACATTCAGCAGCAGTCCGGCTTCGTGAACCCGGAGAGCTTCACGCACGGCACCAGCGAGCAGCGTCAGGCGTGGTTCGCCAACGGATACAAGAACGGCCTCGGCGTCTGCGACGCCTTCGCCGTTCCGGGCGACCAGCTCTGA